TGGAAAGGCTCGGGCGCCCATCCCCACGGAAAAGTCTCCCCGCCCGAGACTACGTGACGTGGAGATCAGCGGCGACGAAGCAGACCGGTGATCCGCCCGATCGCGGGTTCCAGTTCGGAAACCCGGAGCATCCACATCACGCCGAAGATGGCGCCGAGTCCGATGGTCCCGCCGATGAGCAGTTGCAGCCACCCGGTCCCGGCGCTCGCCGGTCCGGGGACCAGCCCGTCGACCCAGGCGCTGATCAGCCAGGCCAGCACGCCCCCGGACACCGACGCCGCCAGCGTCTTGCCCAGGGTGATCAGAAAACGCCCGCTGCCCAGCGATCCGAGGTGGCGACGCAGCCAGACCTCGCCGACCAGCCAGCCGACGACGAAGGTGAACGAATTGGTGAAAGTCAGGCCGAACAGGACGTCCTGCGGTGGCAGTGTGGTCGCCACGACGATCGCCATCAGCAGCTTGACGGCGGTCATCACGACCATGATCAGGGTGGGGGTCCGGGCGTCCTTCATCGCGTAGAACGCCCGCATCTGCATCATCGTGATCGCGTACGGCAGTACCCCGAAGGCCGAGACGGCCAGTGCGGTGCCGATCTGGTCGATCGAGCCGGTGCCGCTCTTGATGGAGAACAGCGCGAGCGCGATCGGCGTGCCGAGTGCGGTCATCACGGCGCTGATCGGCAGCAGGGATACGGTCGACAACCGGTTTCCCAGCGAGAGATCGTCGATCATCCGCTGGTGGTCCTGATCGGCCGCCGCCGCACTCATCCGGGGCAGGATGGCGGTCATCACCGAGAAGCCGATCACGCCGTAGGGCAGCTGCAGCAGCATCCACACGTAGTTGTAGATCGACCACGAGCCGGGGTCCGCGGCGGTGGCGACTTTGGTGAGCGCGATGAGGCCGATCTGGCTGACTCCGACATAGGCGAGCATCCACAGGGCCAGTCCGCCGAACTCGGACAACCGGGAGTCCCAGCCCCACCGCCATCGGAACCGGAACCCCGTCTTACGCAGCGCGGGGAGCTGGATGCAGGCCTGCGCCACGATACCGCAGGTCACACCGATTCCCAGGGTCAGCAGGTGCGTGTCGGTCATGCGGACCGGATCGAGCGTCAGCTCGCCGGGGATCCGGATGTAGATCGCCAGCGTGGCCAGGATGACGATGTTGTTCATCACCGGCGCCCACGCAGGCGGACCGAAAACCTGCTTGGACTGCAGGATCGCGCTGACCAGGGCGCTTACGCCGTAGAAGAAGATCTGCGGCAGCAGCAGGTAGGCAAAGGCGGTGGTCAGCTCCGTGGTCGCGCCGTCGGAGTCCCCGATGAAGATCATGGCCAGCACCGGCGCGGCGATGACCGAAAGCACCGTGCCGATCCCGAGGAACACGGTGGCCAGTGACAGCAGCCGCTGGATGTAGGCCTGGCCCTCGTCGGAATCCGATTTCTGGGCGCGCACCAGCACCGGCACGATCACGCTGGTCAGCACGCCACCGATGAGCAGCTCGAAGATGCTGGTCGGCAGCGTGTTGGCCACGGTGAACGAATCGTTGATGACGCCGAAGCTGACGGCGTAGGCGAGGATGAGCTTCCAGCCGAAGCCGGTGATGCGGCTGACGAGTGTGGCGATGGCCATCGACCCGCTGGCCTTGAGTAACGACGGTTTGCCTCGGCCCGTCCCAGCCGGGCCTGAATCGTCGGCTCCGGCCCCGTCGGATTCGGAATCGTCGAGGCTCGGCGCAACCGGCGTGATGACCCGGGTTTGCTCGGCCGCCTGCTCGACCCCCGGCTCGGTGGTGGGTGGTTCACCGGCCACGGCGGGGATCGGTTGGGTCGGGTCGGTGTATCCCACCTGCGTCGCGAGGGGAGAGGCCCGGGACGCAGCGGCGTACCCGAGCGGCACCGTCGAATAAGCCTCGGAGTCGCTGCCACCTCCTGCGTCGGTGTTTCGGTTCACCACGTCAATCCTTACTCTCCGGATCCCATGCTCACCCTTACGTGCCCCCGACCAGGGTCTCAGTTCGTATCTTGGTCACGTTCAGTGGTGGCGCCGTGCTCGGTGTCCGGACGCTCCTGGTTGCTGTCCGCAGCATCGGCGTCCTCGGCAGCAGTTCTCGGAGCAGCCGATTCCGGTCCGGAAGACGCGGAGCCCCCCTCCATCGGTTGCTTCTCCTCGGGGCGATCGTCGATTTCCCCGGCGCTCCGGTTGTCGTCAGCCACGTTCGCACGGTTGGCGCGTGCCCGGCGAACGAGGCGCCGTGCCGAGAGCAGGACGAGCAGTGCGGCACCGATGACGGTGATCAACAGCGGCATCGTGCCGTAGGCGTTCGATTCCATCTGGATGCGCCTGGTGGAGCCGAGCTGGGTGCCCCCCTCGGTACGAATGGTGATGTCGACGCTGAATTTGCCCGAGCGGTTCACCTCGGTGTCCAGCCAGAACTGGCGACTCCCGCGCGCGGGAATCTTGAGCAGGCCGAGGTCGGTGACCGTGATACCGGGCGGGCTGTCGACATGCAGGTTCACCCCGACCGTCACCGGCAGCCGGTTGTTCACCGTCACCGGAATCGGGCTGTTCGACGAGGTCAGCGAAATCTGCCCACCGAATTCGTCGATCCGGACCCCGGAGAGGGTGTTCTCGAGTGTTTCGGTCGCCATGCTCACCCAGCGCCGGGAGGCAGCAGGGTCACCCCGCCAGGCACTGGAAGCTCCGCGAAGCAGGCCGTTGCGCAGCGGAGTGGTCACCTCGACGGGGGCGATGTCGAGGGCGGGGTCGCGCTCGGCGGCGCGGTGGAACTCCCCGAGCTTGTGGTTCTGCGCGGCGAGCGTGTCGAGTACGTTCCGACGGATCTCCTCGGTGGCCGAGGACACCGGGTAGGTGAGTGTGGCCGTGGGAAGCTGTTCCGGGGCCGTCGGTTGCTGCGGTGCGTCCTGTTGCCCGGAGGATGCCGAGGTCGGCCGGGACGGTGCCGGAGTGGACGGTGAACCGGACGGGGCTTGCTCGGAGGAGGCGGTGGCATCCGTTTCCTCGGTGCTCGACCCGCCGGGGTCCGGGAGCCCGGTCGGTTGCACATAGCCCGCCTCGGTCAGGCGTTCGAGGCCGGTGAGCAGGTCGGTCAGGTCCTGTCCGTGCGGGTTCCAGCGCCTCGGTGGTGCCAGTACCGAGGTGGCGCCCTGCCCATCGGCCCCGACAGTGGCACGGAAGGTCAGGGCTCCGAGGGTGTTCTGTGCGGACAGCGTGGTATCCCGGGCGGACGACAGCGTCGTGGAACCACCGCTGCCCCGCGGATCCAGGGCGCGGGACAGCAGCGGGTCGACAGGCTGTGCCGCGGGGGTGTGGCCCGCGTTCTGCGTCTTGACCCGCACCGGCTGCAGTGAGCTCTCGGGCAGGGCCAGTGACTGCGGATGCATCAGTAGTGTGTCGATTCCCATCGCGGAAAGCTGCGTCGCTGCGGGCTCGTCCAGCGCCCCGTCGATGGGCCACAGTACGTCCCCTCGGGGCTCCACGCCGAGTACTCGGCGTATGACCCCGGCGCTGTCGAGGGCTCCACTGATGAGATCCGGCAGGCCCGCTCTGCCGAGCGCGACGATGTCCGCGTCGCTGTAGGGCAGGGCGATCACGCAGCGTCCCCGAGTGATGCCGCGCAGCTTGTCCAGCCAGCGCTTCGCGGCCTCGGTACCACTGCCCTGCCGGAGGCTCCCGTCGTCCTGACGTACCCGGTAACCGTCCGCCATCGAGTGGACGGTGGCGACCAGGGCGGGGTCGATGGCAAAGCACAGTCCCTTGCCCAGCGGTGAGCCGGGGCCGGCCTTCTTGCTGACTGCATCGACCAGTTCGAACAGGCGGCCACCCGGCGCCAGCGACTGCGACAGCCGGTCGTCGACGAGGATCGCGGGCCTGCCGAGAGTGCCTGCTCGCTCCACCTTCGGATAGCCGACCAGGGGAAGCAGCATCGTGACGGGAGTGGGCTGTGCGGGCTGCTTGGCGGTGCCGCCCGGAGGGGCTGCCACGGGCAGCAGGAAATGTGTGTCCGCCACGCGTGCGCGATTGCCGTAGGCGGGAACACCGTTGACGTTGAGCAGTACCGGATATACCCCGGCTTGAGCGATTCGCAGCGAGTCCGCTCCGCCTGCGATGGGAATGTGCAGTGTGAACGGGGTTTGCTCACCCGGAGAGAGCGTGTCGACGACGTCGGTGAACCGAGTCCGGAACGCGGTCCTGGCACTGCCTCGCAGCGCTTCCCGCACACTGGCCTCGGTCGCTCTCGGGGCACCGCGCTGGACCCGCATCTCCAGGTCGTCGATCGTCCTGTTGCCGGTGTTGGTCAGCGTTCCGGACACGGTCAACTCGGACGGTGAGTCGGCCCGAACAATCGAGGGAGTGACTTTGGTCACGTCTATGGTGACAAATGTTCGAGCCGATTGCGCAGTCGCTGTCGGAGCCGCCACCGGTACCAGTCCGAGCAGCAGTACGGATACCACGGCGGCAAGGAAGAACCTCAACCCTCACTCCGTCCCGGCACCCGGTTCCGCCATCCCGGTGGCGCTGCCGAGAAGCGCGACCGCGTGCCGGACCAGTCGGCGCTCGTCGGCGTAGGCCAATACCTCGTCCAGTTCACCAAGCGGCACCCAAGCCACCTCGGTGACCTCCACGTCCTCGTCGGAAAGCGCACCACCCACCGCTTCCAGCAGAAAGTGATGCACGGTCTTGTGTACTCGTCGGTTGTCCGCGACGAACCAGTAGTCGATCGCACCGATCGGTTGCGTCACCCTGGCAATGATCCCGGTCTCCTCGGCGACCTCTCGCACCGCAGTCTCCTCCGGGGACTCACCAGGTTCGATATGGCCCTTCGGCAACGACCACAGCAGTCGCCGCCGACGATCCAGCCTCCCGATGATGACAGCGTGGGATCCGGCTTGGTCGATCGCCAGTCCTCCTGCCGACGTTTCCTCCACCGTCCTCAGCCGACGCCGTCGGCGTCGGTTCCGACGCCCCGGCTGCGCGCTTCCGGGGCGTCCCGGGGAGGGAGGCATATCGCCGATGGTAATGCGCTTCGACGGGTGGCGATGGTGCATCACGCACGGTCGGTGCGGAGGTGCCCGTGTGTGCGAGTCTCCTGCAGGCCGTCGCGTGGGCATTGCTCGGGCGGCCGATATCCTGGTGTGTCGTGTCCCCTCCGGTTTCCGATTCATCAGCTCACGAGTCCGCACAGGTGCCTGCAGCGTCCCGGGAAGAGGCGGTCCAGGACGAGGTGTCCCGGCCCGAGACGTCTCGCTCCGAGGTCGGCGACATCGGGCAGGCCGCCCGGCAAAGCGCCATTGTGGAGCTGCTGAAGGTGGCCCCGGTGGCCGAAGAACTCGCGCGGCGCTTCGCCGAGGCGGGATACCGGCTGTACCTGGTCGGAGGCAGCGTACGGGACGCCCTGCTGGGCCGGTTGAGCGGTGATCTCGACTTCACCACCGATGCGCGCCCACCACAGGTTCGGCAATTGCTCGAGGACTGGGCGGAGACGGTCTGGGATACCGGTATCGAGTTCGGCACGCTGGGCGCCTACCGGCGTGGCACGACCGTGGAGATCACCACGTTCCGAGCGGACAGCTATGACCGGGTGAGCCGCAATCCGGAGGTCGTCTTCGGCGACAGTATCGATGACGACCTGTTGCGCCGCGATTTCACGGTCAACGCCATGGCCGTCGAGCTTCCACGGCGTTCCTTCGTCGACCCGTACGACGGTCTGACGAGCGTCGTGGACAGGAAGCTGGACACGCCGGCGACCCCGCAGGAGTCGTTCGCCGACGACCCGCTGCGCATGTTGCGTGCTGCTCGCTTCGTTTCCCAACTCGGATTCGAACCGGCCGCGCGGGTGGTCGAGGCGATGCGGGAGATGGCCGCTCAGCTCGAGCGCGTCACCCCGGAGCGGATCCAGCTGGAGCTGTCGAAACTGCTGTGCGGCAGGCACCCCAGACGCGGTGTCGAGTTACTGGTGGACACCGGGCTCGCCGAGTACATGCTGCCCGAGCTTCCCGCGATGCGTCTGGAGATCGACGAGCACCATCAGCACAAGGACGTCTACCGGCACTCGCTGGTCGTGCTGGAACAGGCGGTCGACCTGGAACGCGCCGCGGCCTCCGATGAGGAACCGGAACCCGAACCCGACCTGGTGCTGCGTATGGCGGCGTTGCTGCACGACATCGGCAAGCCCGCCACGCGGCGGTTCGAGTCCGGGGGCGGGGTGAGCTTTCACCACCACGAGGTCGTCGGTGCGAAGATGGCACGCAAACGGTTGCGGGCACTGCGGTATCCGAAGGATGTCATCAGCGACGTGTCCAACCTGGTGTATCTGCACCTGCGGTTCCACGGTTACGGCGACGGCCAGTGGACCGATTCGGCGGTGCGCCGATACGTGACCGACGCCGGGCACTTGCTGCCCCGGTTGCACAAGCTGGTCCGGGCGGACTGCACGACGCGCAATCGGCGCAAGGCCAACGCCCTGCGCCGTTCCTACGACGACCTGGAAGCGCGGATCGCTCGGATCGCCGAAGAGGAGGACCTCGCGCGGGTCCGGCCCGATCTGGACGGTAACGAGATCATGCGGCTGCTCGGTATCGCACCGGGGCCGATCGTGGGTCAGGCGTGGAGGCATCTCAAGGACGTGCGATTGGACCGTGGGCCGATGGAGCACGATGAGGCTGTTGCCGAGTTGTACCGCTGGGCTCGTGACCAGGGGATCGACGTCACCGAGTCGGAATGATCGCAAGCTGCTATTAATACTCGGCAGTATTGCTTGATATTGATACCGAGTGTGATTAGTCGGGAATCATCGTGTTCGCACCGCTGCCTGCGCCGAGCGCAGGCAGGGACGCGCCGACGTGCGGAAAACGGCGGGGCGCTGCCATCCGGGCCCGGGTAGTGCGATCATGCGTGTGTGGGATCCGACGCGGACGTGAAACCGGGGACACTGCTGGTCGCTGCTCCACAGTTGCTGGATGACAACTTCCGCCGGACGGTGGTCTTCGTCATCCACCATCGGGATCAGGGAACGCTCGGTGTCGTGCTGAACCGC
This Haloactinomyces albus DNA region includes the following protein-coding sequences:
- a CDS encoding CCA tRNA nucleotidyltransferase, translated to MGQAARQSAIVELLKVAPVAEELARRFAEAGYRLYLVGGSVRDALLGRLSGDLDFTTDARPPQVRQLLEDWAETVWDTGIEFGTLGAYRRGTTVEITTFRADSYDRVSRNPEVVFGDSIDDDLLRRDFTVNAMAVELPRRSFVDPYDGLTSVVDRKLDTPATPQESFADDPLRMLRAARFVSQLGFEPAARVVEAMREMAAQLERVTPERIQLELSKLLCGRHPRRGVELLVDTGLAEYMLPELPAMRLEIDEHHQHKDVYRHSLVVLEQAVDLERAAASDEEPEPEPDLVLRMAALLHDIGKPATRRFESGGGVSFHHHEVVGAKMARKRLRALRYPKDVISDVSNLVYLHLRFHGYGDGQWTDSAVRRYVTDAGHLLPRLHKLVRADCTTRNRRKANALRRSYDDLEARIARIAEEEDLARVRPDLDGNEIMRLLGIAPGPIVGQAWRHLKDVRLDRGPMEHDEAVAELYRWARDQGIDVTESE
- a CDS encoding DUF6049 family protein; this translates as MRFFLAAVVSVLLLGLVPVAAPTATAQSARTFVTIDVTKVTPSIVRADSPSELTVSGTLTNTGNRTIDDLEMRVQRGAPRATEASVREALRGSARTAFRTRFTDVVDTLSPGEQTPFTLHIPIAGGADSLRIAQAGVYPVLLNVNGVPAYGNRARVADTHFLLPVAAPPGGTAKQPAQPTPVTMLLPLVGYPKVERAGTLGRPAILVDDRLSQSLAPGGRLFELVDAVSKKAGPGSPLGKGLCFAIDPALVATVHSMADGYRVRQDDGSLRQGSGTEAAKRWLDKLRGITRGRCVIALPYSDADIVALGRAGLPDLISGALDSAGVIRRVLGVEPRGDVLWPIDGALDEPAATQLSAMGIDTLLMHPQSLALPESSLQPVRVKTQNAGHTPAAQPVDPLLSRALDPRGSGGSTTLSSARDTTLSAQNTLGALTFRATVGADGQGATSVLAPPRRWNPHGQDLTDLLTGLERLTEAGYVQPTGLPDPGGSSTEETDATASSEQAPSGSPSTPAPSRPTSASSGQQDAPQQPTAPEQLPTATLTYPVSSATEEIRRNVLDTLAAQNHKLGEFHRAAERDPALDIAPVEVTTPLRNGLLRGASSAWRGDPAASRRWVSMATETLENTLSGVRIDEFGGQISLTSSNSPIPVTVNNRLPVTVGVNLHVDSPPGITVTDLGLLKIPARGSRQFWLDTEVNRSGKFSVDITIRTEGGTQLGSTRRIQMESNAYGTMPLLITVIGAALLVLLSARRLVRRARANRANVADDNRSAGEIDDRPEEKQPMEGGSASSGPESAAPRTAAEDADAADSNQERPDTEHGATTERDQDTN
- the murJ gene encoding murein biosynthesis integral membrane protein MurJ; translated protein: MNRNTDAGGGSDSEAYSTVPLGYAAASRASPLATQVGYTDPTQPIPAVAGEPPTTEPGVEQAAEQTRVITPVAPSLDDSESDGAGADDSGPAGTGRGKPSLLKASGSMAIATLVSRITGFGWKLILAYAVSFGVINDSFTVANTLPTSIFELLIGGVLTSVIVPVLVRAQKSDSDEGQAYIQRLLSLATVFLGIGTVLSVIAAPVLAMIFIGDSDGATTELTTAFAYLLLPQIFFYGVSALVSAILQSKQVFGPPAWAPVMNNIVILATLAIYIRIPGELTLDPVRMTDTHLLTLGIGVTCGIVAQACIQLPALRKTGFRFRWRWGWDSRLSEFGGLALWMLAYVGVSQIGLIALTKVATAADPGSWSIYNYVWMLLQLPYGVIGFSVMTAILPRMSAAAADQDHQRMIDDLSLGNRLSTVSLLPISAVMTALGTPIALALFSIKSGTGSIDQIGTALAVSAFGVLPYAITMMQMRAFYAMKDARTPTLIMVVMTAVKLLMAIVVATTLPPQDVLFGLTFTNSFTFVVGWLVGEVWLRRHLGSLGSGRFLITLGKTLAASVSGGVLAWLISAWVDGLVPGPASAGTGWLQLLIGGTIGLGAIFGVMWMLRVSELEPAIGRITGLLRRR
- a CDS encoding NUDIX hydrolase; amino-acid sequence: MPPSPGRPGSAQPGRRNRRRRRRLRTVEETSAGGLAIDQAGSHAVIIGRLDRRRRLLWSLPKGHIEPGESPEETAVREVAEETGIIARVTQPIGAIDYWFVADNRRVHKTVHHFLLEAVGGALSDEDVEVTEVAWVPLGELDEVLAYADERRLVRHAVALLGSATGMAEPGAGTE